From the genome of Aspergillus fumigatus Af293 chromosome 1, whole genome shotgun sequence, one region includes:
- a CDS encoding ankyrin repeat domain-containing protein encodes MCLLNLPPELFWCIVENLEEARHILSLARVNKQLHNKVYPCLYRFNVKRQKSSAMIWAAEKENLHAIRSLLRYQADVNVRDDRGRTPIFYAIRSRNETVVKALLEQNTIDIACQDPHGYSPLNYAASTNFLFATSMLLDKGANMNTANRHGWTPLNWAAEQGNTAMVDVLLKKLSSTPPLPSAEIEQSNSWSLHIAAGAGNLGILKRLLAHGYDVNTKDSEQQTPLSLAVRKGYLKVVSLLLCQRDIDINVADTQGMTPIWLATRYRRDEIARRLLAIPDLDVNAAATERIVGVGREMSTSLHHAVKRGCLWIARLLVANDQLDPNVTDHLLRTPLHWAADKGNLEMVNLLLSRQDVMLNAEDIDKSTPLMLAVIRDHTDVAKRLARASRRYQQSEWS; translated from the coding sequence ATGTGTCTTTTGAATCTGCCCCCCGAGTTATTCTGGTGTATTGTGGAGAATCTCGAAGAAGCTAGGCATATCTTGTCCCTGGCTAGGGTGAACAAGCAACTACACAACAAAGTTTACCCATGTCTCTACCGGTTCAATGTTAAACGACAGAAAAGCTCAGCAATGATTTGGGCGGctgagaaagagaacctCCATGCGATCCGGTCTCTCCTCAGGTACCAGGCAGATGTGAACGTGAGAGATGACCGTGGCCGCACACCCATTTTCTATGCAATCCGTTCCCGAAATGAGACGGTTGTCAAGGCGCTTTTGGAGCAGAACACAATTGACATTGCTTGTCAAGACCCACATGGATACTCTCCGTTAAATTACGCGGCATCTACAAATTTCCTCTTTGCgacatccatgctcttggatAAGGGCGCGAACATGAACACCGCGAACCGCCATGGGTGGACGCCCTTGAACTGGGCTGCCGAGCAGGGGAACACAGCTATGGTGGATGTTCTGCTGAAGAAATTGAGCTCTACGCCCCCATTGCCGTCCGCTGAAATTGAACAAAGCAACAGTTGGTCTCTCCATATCGCTGCTGGTGCAGGGAACCTCGGGATTCTTAAACGGCTGCTTGCGCACGGATATGACGTGAATACTAAGGATAGTGAGCAGCAGACTCCGCTGTCTCTAGCAGTGAGGAAAGGCTACCTGAAAGTGGTGAGCCTTTTACTCTGCCAGCGGGACATTGACATCAATGTGGCCGATACCCAGGGAATGACACCAATATGGCTGGCGACTCGATACCGCCGAGATGAAATTGCCCGTCGGCTACTCGCCATACCTGATTTAGACGTCAACGCTGCTGCCACCGAGAGAATAGTCGGCGTCGGCCGGGAGATGTCCACATCCCTTCATCATGCAGTAAAAAGGGGTTGTTTATGGATCGCACGCTTGCTGGTAGCGAACGATCAACTCGATCCAAATGTTACCGACCATCTGCTAAGAACCCCACTTCACTGGGCAGCGGACAAAGGAAATTTGGAAATGGTCAACCTTCTTCTTAGTAGACAAGATGTGATGTTGAATGCCGAGGACATCGATAAGTCAACTCCGCTGATGCTGGCTGTCATACGAGACCACACGGATGTAGCGAAGCGGCTTGCTCGCGCATCCCGGCGTTATCAACAAAGTGAATGGTCATGA